The following are encoded in a window of Pristis pectinata isolate sPriPec2 chromosome 1, sPriPec2.1.pri, whole genome shotgun sequence genomic DNA:
- the nkx2.1 gene encoding homeobox protein Nkx-2.1, with protein sequence MSMSPKHTTPFSVSDILSPIEESYKKVGMDAAGNLGAHLTTYRQPQVSQPGMQQHSIGHNTSVPAATYHMSHGVPQLSHAAMGGYCNSNIGNMGDLPAYQDTMRNSASATGWYGTNPDPRFSSISRFMAPSSGMNMGGMGALGSLGDVGKPMAPLQSTPRRKRRVLFSQAQVYELERRFKQQKYLSAPEREHLASMIHLTPTQVKIWFQNHRYKMKRQAKDKAAQQHMQQDSSTCQQQQQSPRRVAVPVLVKDGKPCQGGASAPTSTMQTQQQQSTNTAITVATNGAAHGPSHPANSAGQTSELGQTSGSPSSIQSHVTSLSHLNSSSSDYGTAMSCSTLLYGRTW encoded by the exons ATGTCGATGAGCCCCAAGCATACTACGCCCTTCTCAGTTTCAGATATTTTGAGCCCCATCGAGGAGAGCTACAAGAAAGTTGGCATGGACGCAGCGGGTAACCTCGGAGCTCACTTGACAACTTACCGGCAGCCACAGGTCTCCCAGCCGGGAATGCAACAGCATTCGATCGGACATAATACGTCGGTACCTGCGGCGACCTACCACATGTCACACGGGGTCCCCCAGCTTTCACATGCTGCTATGGGAGGCTACTGCAACAGCAACATTGGCAACATGGGCGATCTTCCTGCTTACCAAGATACCATGAGGAACAGTGCAAGCGCGACAGGCTGGTACGGGACGAATCCGGACCCACGCTTTTCATCCA TTTCCCGCTTCATGGCCCCGTCTTCAGGAATGAACATGGGCGGAATGGGGGCTCTGGGTTCTCTTGGAGACGTTGGCAAACCCATGGCTCCTCTCCAGAGTACACCTAGGAGAAAACGCAGAGTGCTTTTCTCTCAAGCCCAGGTCTATGAGTTAGAGAGGCGCTTCAAACAGCAGAAATACCTCTCAGCCCCTGAAAGGGAACATTTGGCCAGTATGATCCATCTCACGCCCACTCAGGTGAAGATCTGGTTCCAGAACCACCGCTATAAGATGAAGCGGCAAGCGAAAGACAAAGCAGCTCAGCAGCACATGCAGCAGGACAGCAGCACTTGCCAACAGCAGCAACAGTCTCCGAGAAGAGTAGCCGTACCTGTCCTGGTTAAAGATGGTAAACCATGCCAAGGAGGTGCCAGTGCCCCAACCTCGACCATGCAGACTCAGCAACAGCAATCTACGAATACGGCAATCACTGTGGCTACCAATGGCGCAGCTCACGGCCCGAGTCACCCAGCAAATAGCGCAGGTCAGACATCGGAATTAGGACAAACCTCAGGAAGTCCTTCTTCTATCCAAAGCCACGTCACTAGTTTGTCTCACCTAAACTCTTCTAGTTCTGATTATGGTACAGCCATGTCATGCTCTACTTTATTGTATGGTAGGACGTGGTGA